A single genomic interval of Microbulbifer variabilis harbors:
- a CDS encoding DUF4345 family protein gives MKYLGRVYLTLNLLAFASIGLGALFNPESFAAAIGFSFTSPIAVPEFLATYAGFMLAIAVLLLIALAMRPHRRAAYASLSISYIGFAAGRLFGMFSSGSFDERNLLFFALEVIMVIWGLYCYRESRWLPLQHGH, from the coding sequence TTGAAATATTTAGGGCGAGTCTACCTGACTCTCAATTTATTGGCTTTTGCGTCTATCGGTCTTGGGGCCCTGTTTAATCCGGAGTCGTTTGCTGCGGCTATCGGGTTTTCATTTACCTCACCTATCGCTGTGCCCGAGTTTCTTGCAACTTACGCCGGCTTTATGTTGGCAATCGCCGTTCTCTTACTGATTGCGTTGGCCATGCGCCCTCACCGCCGTGCCGCCTATGCTTCACTCTCAATCTCTTACATTGGATTTGCGGCTGGCCGTCTCTTTGGCATGTTTTCCAGCGGTAGCTTCGATGAACGCAATTTATTGTTCTTCGCCCTGGAAGTGATCATGGTAATTTGGGGACTCTACTGTTATCGGGAATCTCGTTGGCTTCCCCTGCAACACGGGCATTAA
- a CDS encoding AEC family transporter, with protein sequence MSQFQSLVEALVILVALCACAIWLRSRGVILREEQGVFGRLATDFALPAVILHSLIKVPFSSQALLPALALFAVSIAIMVPAWAVGKLMGLGRKTLGSIVLVAGFGGSSTLGLSLIRRIFHDNPLVMRDSVLIGEYGALLSVFTVGVAVAIYFGRDEGEQVNVWQACKPFFVSPIFITMVLGTIISLFGLPQGNVTVQLLEDILRISGQSLIVLVAFSIGLALRPIAVRQLAGLILVVVLLKLVAEPMVAWALAMPIELPHIERELLVLQAAMPSGAIAAVLAKRYGCDGGVASAMVVATSFISLITLPLTLYFESQ encoded by the coding sequence ATGTCTCAATTCCAAAGTTTGGTGGAAGCTCTGGTTATCCTGGTTGCGCTCTGTGCCTGCGCGATTTGGCTACGCAGTCGCGGGGTGATTCTTAGAGAAGAACAAGGAGTATTTGGGCGCCTGGCAACAGACTTTGCGCTGCCCGCAGTAATTTTACATAGCTTGATTAAAGTCCCTTTCTCTTCCCAGGCTCTTCTTCCCGCACTGGCCTTATTTGCTGTGAGTATTGCAATCATGGTGCCTGCGTGGGCAGTGGGTAAATTGATGGGGCTGGGGCGTAAGACCCTCGGCTCGATCGTGTTGGTTGCCGGTTTTGGCGGCTCTTCGACTTTAGGGTTATCGCTGATTCGTCGGATTTTTCACGATAACCCTCTGGTTATGAGAGACAGTGTTCTCATTGGTGAATATGGCGCACTTTTATCTGTATTCACTGTCGGTGTTGCTGTGGCCATTTATTTCGGCCGGGATGAGGGAGAGCAGGTCAATGTTTGGCAGGCCTGTAAGCCTTTCTTTGTATCACCAATTTTTATCACGATGGTTTTAGGCACAATTATTTCCCTATTTGGCCTGCCCCAGGGGAATGTTACTGTGCAGCTGCTGGAGGATATATTACGGATTTCCGGACAATCCTTGATAGTGCTGGTGGCATTTAGTATCGGTCTGGCCCTGCGCCCCATAGCTGTGCGCCAACTGGCGGGCCTGATCCTGGTGGTCGTCCTGTTAAAGCTGGTGGCAGAGCCTATGGTGGCATGGGCTCTGGCAATGCCAATTGAGTTACCGCACATTGAGCGGGAGCTATTGGTTTTACAGGCGGCAATGCCCTCTGGGGCGATTGCCGCCGTACTGGCGAAACGCTATGGATGCGATGGCGGCGTTGCATCCGCAATGGTGGTTGCCACCTCTTTTATCAGTTTGATAACACTGCCGTTGACTCTCTACTTTGAAAGCCAGTGA
- a CDS encoding sterol desaturase family protein: protein MDFFTDVADYGTTHFKLTLFRYVLAASVMSICASWLFRAWMNRRRIQKRRASWGDIRREVSYSMLTVCIFTLFGISINLLQDMGIAKLYWNWNDYPLWWSILSLPVVILLHDAYFYWTHRAMHHPKLFKHFHKLHHMSRTPTPWTAYSFSIGEIFINGLFSPLIALTIPLHPSIWLSFLFIMIFRNAMLHTGREFHPRSWVDGVLDNMTTTTHHDLHHQRFQGNYGFYFTWWDRLMGTEFKDYKEVFRQAVDGKLHGGQQVETTTLEQHSSDDNSGKITA from the coding sequence ATGGATTTCTTCACAGATGTGGCTGATTACGGAACCACCCACTTTAAATTGACCCTATTTCGCTATGTGTTGGCGGCTTCTGTGATGAGTATCTGCGCGAGCTGGCTGTTTCGCGCCTGGATGAACCGGCGCCGCATCCAAAAACGGCGTGCTAGCTGGGGGGATATTCGCCGGGAAGTCAGCTACTCCATGCTGACCGTTTGTATTTTCACCCTCTTTGGCATCAGCATAAATTTGCTACAGGATATGGGGATCGCCAAGCTGTATTGGAACTGGAATGACTACCCGCTCTGGTGGAGCATCTTGAGCCTGCCTGTGGTAATTCTCCTGCATGACGCCTATTTCTACTGGACCCATCGGGCAATGCACCACCCAAAGCTGTTTAAGCACTTCCACAAGCTACACCATATGTCGCGAACCCCAACTCCCTGGACCGCCTACAGCTTCTCTATCGGTGAAATATTTATCAACGGACTTTTCTCTCCACTGATCGCCCTAACGATACCACTGCACCCAAGTATCTGGCTTAGCTTCCTTTTCATAATGATTTTCCGCAACGCCATGCTGCATACAGGCCGCGAATTCCATCCACGCAGCTGGGTCGATGGCGTGCTCGATAATATGACCACCACAACTCATCACGACCTGCATCACCAGCGTTTTCAGGGCAATTACGGTTTTTACTTCACTTGGTGGGACCGCTTAATGGGCACGGAATTCAAGGACTACAAAGAAGTTTTCCGCCAGGCTGTAGACGGTAAACTACACGGCGGACAGCAGGTGGAAACTACCACGCTGGAACAGCACTCCAGCGATGACAACTCTGGGAAAATAACCGCCTGA
- a CDS encoding helix-turn-helix transcriptional regulator: MTSGYLFFSGGACALLLLAATKVSVNHRRLAAGRWLILVLIGVICYLLLPTLPPLTGLMGLLMHLPVILVPAAFWLFTHLLCREEEPFPRWGWIPIGLSIAFSIAASHSPIPLGRSAEEVFFNLSQFTRLGLIGLGMLTLHGQFHSDLVEERRRLRAILLIAVGTYMLIVISAESLFAYRPVPNGVPTLHALLASLLSLAACLWLLALSPSALGDSLLQPATDIPEEEAPPPAPVPTLDEQQQMQLAKLQKHMESGGYRYTGLTIRELAEQLDTREHLLRTLINRHLGYRNFNEYLNQFRIDEASARLADPEQAHLPVLTIALDIGYRSLSPFNAAFKRRHNQTPTEYRRDKLPA, translated from the coding sequence GTGACTTCCGGCTATTTATTTTTTTCTGGCGGTGCCTGCGCATTACTCTTACTGGCTGCAACCAAGGTCTCCGTCAATCACCGGCGTCTCGCGGCGGGCCGCTGGCTGATTTTGGTTTTAATCGGTGTTATCTGTTATTTGCTGTTGCCGACGCTCCCACCCCTTACCGGGTTAATGGGGTTGCTGATGCACCTGCCGGTGATCCTGGTACCCGCCGCCTTCTGGCTGTTTACCCACTTGCTCTGTCGCGAGGAAGAACCCTTTCCCCGTTGGGGCTGGATACCTATCGGCCTCTCCATCGCCTTTAGTATTGCCGCCAGTCATTCGCCAATTCCTTTAGGTAGAAGTGCCGAAGAGGTTTTTTTTAATCTGTCCCAATTTACCCGCTTAGGTCTGATTGGCCTGGGCATGCTCACCCTACACGGGCAATTTCACTCGGATTTGGTGGAGGAGCGTCGTCGCTTGCGCGCCATACTGTTGATTGCGGTGGGCACTTATATGCTGATCGTTATCAGTGCTGAATCATTGTTTGCCTACCGCCCCGTCCCCAATGGTGTGCCAACTCTTCACGCCCTACTCGCCAGCCTGCTGTCCCTGGCAGCTTGTTTATGGCTGCTTGCGCTCTCACCCAGCGCCCTGGGCGACTCTCTACTACAACCAGCAACAGATATCCCTGAAGAGGAAGCCCCACCTCCAGCACCTGTACCAACCTTGGATGAGCAGCAGCAGATGCAATTGGCTAAATTGCAAAAGCATATGGAAAGTGGAGGCTATCGATACACCGGGTTGACCATTCGCGAACTGGCGGAGCAACTGGATACCCGCGAGCACCTGCTGCGTACACTAATAAACCGCCACTTGGGCTATCGAAACTTCAACGAATATCTCAATCAATTTCGCATTGATGAGGCCAGCGCCCGCCTGGCCGATCCGGAACAGGCGCATCTACCAGTGCTGACCATCGCCCTGGATATCGGCTACCGATCTCTCAGCCCGTTTAATGCTGCTTTTAAGCGTCGTCATAACCAGACCCCCACCGAGTACCGTCGCGACAAGCTGCCCGCCTAA
- a CDS encoding lytic transglycosylase domain-containing protein, translating to MGFCLICCGAISQTNTKQVDPELRLALREAITQADSFVDRFDAEVWLMSKSQPLARYIKDPKRRMQVLKAVHREATRADLRPEIVLAVIQIESAFNPYAVSRVGAQGMMQVMPFWKKEIGRPDDNLIDMDTNLRYGCTILKHYIKKAKGNLANALAYYNGSYGRHTYSSKVLDAWANRWR from the coding sequence ATGGGGTTCTGCCTTATCTGCTGCGGTGCGATATCCCAGACTAACACCAAGCAAGTGGACCCCGAGTTGCGGCTCGCCCTGCGCGAGGCCATTACTCAGGCAGACAGCTTTGTCGATCGCTTCGATGCGGAGGTGTGGCTGATGTCAAAATCCCAACCCCTGGCACGCTATATCAAAGACCCCAAAAGACGCATGCAGGTCCTGAAGGCTGTACATCGCGAGGCAACGCGAGCGGATTTACGCCCAGAGATTGTTCTGGCGGTAATCCAGATCGAGAGCGCCTTTAACCCCTACGCGGTATCCCGGGTAGGGGCGCAAGGTATGATGCAGGTAATGCCATTTTGGAAAAAAGAGATCGGCCGCCCCGATGACAACCTGATCGACATGGATACTAACCTGCGCTACGGCTGTACCATCCTCAAGCACTACATCAAAAAAGCGAAGGGCAATCTGGCCAACGCTCTCGCCTACTACAACGGCAGCTATGGCCGCCACACCTATAGCAGTAAGGTGCTGGATGCCTGGGCCAACCGCTGGAGATAA